CCAGTTCCACCATATCCATAGAGAAAGTAAACTGCAGCTGATTGAGTGTTAACTACACGCATAATGGTATCGACAATAGTTTTTTGCTCATCTGtaattatatattcacataGTAACAAATAGTAATATACACTATTGTGATTGAGTAGTTGTTGAATCAAATATGTCATAATTTATGAATACCTGTGAGCAATTGGTATGCTGTGTTGTATTGTTCTGCTAGCATTTCTTTGTCATATGCCATTTCATTATGGATCAGATTATTATGTTGTTGGTTGCGTGCATATCCTATTGGGTATGGCATGGATGGAAAATCTCGCAAGCTCCTTCTGTTGGCTTGTAGCATATTCTCAATCTTAGTCAAGCATAAATGAATTGTTTCCTTTTCAGTAAGGCGAATACCTGTGATTAGTAAAATAAGAAACATAATGATTATGagtaaacaataattatttagaatatataaaatgacCTTGTTTTCTATGATTGAATGTGATATCATCTGCCATCCATTGCCATGTCTGTTGCCAAACATATTCTGGTCTGTCCATGGTGTTCATAAATAAAAGCTtgacaaataattttcttagGTAATGTGCAGTACCCCAATTATTAGCTTCTTGTAAAGCACTAATAAATTCTTGATCACTACCTAGAAAGCCTTTTGCAAAACATGTTTCCCTAAATGTAGGATATACCACACCATTGACTGTTCTAATGTCATTGTAAGACTGTGCACCTTTGGCAGTGGATAACATCATTCTAAGGTAAAACAGTTCACCAGCTGAAGGTGGGACCCATATGAGTCTGCCTATTGTATTCCCTTGTTTTCTTGGTTGCCAGCATCTTTTGCGGGTGACATAAACAAATCTTGAGATATATTGATGATATGTAAGATCCCGTCCAtaagaatatattttgttaGAATGCATCCAGGCTGTGAACATGGATtctttgattgtgttttttgatAGGACTTCACCTATTTGTTGATCATCTGTCCAGTAAACATGTTGTTGATTTTCAAGGTGGAAATATAGCCGCTCTACTGCTGGGGATCGCGCATGCATTGGGAATGCAAAAATTTTCCAACATGCTTCTGGCGGAGATACATATCTAATGATTCAAGTAGCATACATATATTGTTGAAGATAGAATCAGATGTTGGTAAGTTTGAGTTAAATATATAAGAtcaaataaatgaatttatgtTAAATGATTTTGTTAATTGAATCAGGAGAGAATAAAAGGATACCTGCAATCAAGATATTGTTTAATTTCATCTTGAACCTGAGTGTTGTTACCATTGTTGTTGTGATGATTTCCAAGAGCAGCTGTGATACGGTCAGAACCTTTGTTGATGTATTTGAACAGATATTTAATGGATGTACTTTGATTACACCATTCCACATTTAGGTGTGTTTTATACTTTAATAAGAGTTGTGGATTGTATGGCACAACAAATCTGTTATCtagttcaatttcatttttcattactGTACATCCAtcatttcttctcctataaacTGGGAATCCATCTTGGTCAACAATTGTTGCTCCAtggaatttttttggaaaacatctAATGCACTTTCCATTGACCATACatggtgattttttatttgcaaaCCCACATGGTCCATGCATCATATGGTTGGAGACAATTTCAAATAATTGTGGCTGGGTGAGTTTGTCAGGTATTTCTGCTGAAATGATTTGATTAATATCGTCTGGATTTGGTAACTTGTTTGAAGGGTGCAAAAAGATTAAAATGTGGGCATGTGGCAATCCACTTTTTTGCCACTCAATTGTATAAATATCTGTAGTAAACTTGCATCAGTGATATTATAAACATCAATTTAGAAAGTAGGGAAAAGGTCATAGAATTTTTTATCACTTACATCCAATAATGTTACCAAAGATATTGCCATGTTTTAAGTCATTCATCAATTGattgagttttattttgaaaactcATGTGATAATATCAGGGCAATTATTGGGGGTCAGATTGGATTTTGTGACCTTGCGTTGTATTTTTGGCTATGTTGGATTACATGTCATTGTTAAGAATAAGTCTGGAAATCCAAGATGTCCACAAATTGTCATGCCATCAAAATACAGTTGCTCCATATATCTTTGACTACCAACAAAACTACTTGGCAGTATGATTCTCTTTCCTTTGTCCCTACCAAGTGTTTTAGGATGATCATTAGAGCCAGTTAAATTGATGTATTTGTCAACCCTGAGTTGTTGTTGATGCTGTCTGACATAGTTTAGTTTTTGAGATTCAATCATACAATATCCATCAACAATCCATTGCTGAAATAATCTTCTGGAATGAAGTATAGTCTGTGCTTCGTTGGTTCTTGACTGTAGCCGGTAACAAAATATTCGCGCAATGTGACATGTTTCCTCTTTGCAGTATGTATATTGGCATGATCTTTGTGAGGTATATTTAGTTTGTAACCATCTTCTCCTTTTGGGTATAAAAGTGGATAttgcaaaggaaaatatgcagGATGAAGTTCATGTATTCTCTTCTGAAGTCCGGATTGTTTTTCTATTATAATATCTCTTTTATCAGCTGagtgttcatcaccaacaatcaAAGCAGCAACTTCAGTGGTAGTTGGTAAGTTATACAACCTTccgtctttttctctttgactaATGAGTTTGATCTTTAGGTCTGGAACTGCAGTAGAATGCAATTTGTCCCTTGCCATTCAAAACTTTTGGGCATAATGATTGTGATGATCAAGCATGTCTTTGATTGCAATGATAATCTGTTCATCAAGCATATCGTGCATccagtaaataaaaaattagccaGAACAGTATAGACAGCTATTTgaatatgtaaatttttatatgtgTGACATAAGTATGAATACTAACGGGTTTTGTGAAAGTCTATTGATGATCTCATTGTCtgtatcataaatatatagttgTGCAAACTTAGGTGGGTTATTAGGCATAGGGAGGAGGCTTCCAATAAGATGATGCGTTTGTCCATGTATACGGAAATTTGGAGGTCCTTTTCCAGTGTTATAGGATCTATCAAATTTGATACCGGGAGATGTGAAGGCAAACATTAGATTATATGTTCGTATGTACTGCAGGAAATTCTTAGCTTTAGGATCCTGGTTATTGAAAAGTAAGTGATTCAATGGATGAGGTGGTTCATGCAACAGAGGCAATTGTATTTTTCCATCAGAACAACATAATGAAAACCTTGGTTTGTTCGTTTGTCTTTATTTATCCTCTCATCATACTACATCATAGCTTTACAATGTGGGCATTCCCATACAGGATCTCCAATATCAATGTAAGTACCACCTATAAATAAGgtatgaataataattaaatatatcaaaCACATTTGAATACATTTTATAGTTGGAAGATCAAACCTGTATTTTGGTATGCAGATGAGGCAGATAGAAAGGTCTATTCATCATAATCATCAAGATCATCTATTGTTGGGTCATTTAATGAGTATtctatatatattgatatgGTATAACACACATCAGCCGAAAATATtcgatttatttatttgatgatGGAAGAAacagaatataaataaatataaataatggaTAAATACCTATATTAATGTTTTCCTGTGTCATATTTACATCATTATTGGTGGAATCTCAGTTGTCATTGTCGACAAATTGATCATCTTGTGTAGTGTTAGTTGGTGTCTGATGTTCATCTGCATAATAAACAGGCAATTTGGCATTCTATATATAAGTTGACTATagaagaaaatatgaaaaggatgtaataataaataaaatgtgtgCATGTAGATATTTGATAATagcataacaataaaaattaccTGTATGAATGCCTGACTGTGTTATATTGGAATAAGGATTACTGGCTTGGCATGTGGATGTAGAAGCagttgttctattttttttattgtcataaGATGACATCAAATTTTTCTGGATGGAAGAAACATTGACTGTATATCTTTTTGAGCAATGTGCAGAATCATTTATAGATAAAGTCCTGTGTGATGGTGGTGTACATTGGAAGCTTGTAGCGGGGTTATTATTATGGTTAATGGTTGGACTACATTATGAGATACACTACAAGTTGTctataacaataatttttgtaagtataatataatattaatatgatatgAAGAATAGTAATGTATAAAtgaatcacaaattacaaattacaaatctGTATTAAGTATTACCATTAGTAGCTGAACGTTGTCTTTTTCGTTGTTGTAAAATAGTTTTCCTACGCTTCCTTTGTTCAACATATTTGTCTATGAGTAGTTTGATTTCTGCAACAACTGCCTTATAATTGGCAAACAACACCAAAATCAAACGTTGAAATTGTGTTAAATAAGTTGCTAAATACCTATATTGATGTTTTCCTGTGTCATATTTACATCATTATCGGTGGAACGTGAGCTGTCATTGGCAACAAATTGATTATCCTGTGTAGTGTTAGTTGTTGTCTGATGTTTATCTGCATAATAAACAGACAATTTGGCATCCTATATATAAGTTGACTGTAGCATTAAATTTCAAAAGgatgtaataataaataaaatgtgtgtATGTAGATATATCTGATAATagcataacaataaaaattaccTATATCAATGTGAGACTGTGTCATATTGGAATAACCATTACTAGGTTGGCATGTGGATGTAGAAGCagttgttctattttttttattgtcataaGATGACATCAAATTTTTCTGGATGGAAGAAACATTGACTGTATGTCTTTTTGAGCAATCTTCAGAATCATTTATAGATAAAGTCCTGTGTGATGGTGGTGTACATTGGAAGCTTGTAGCGGGGTTATTATCATGGTTAATGGTTGGACTACATTGTGAGATACACTGCAAGTTGTCTATAAATGATTCTGAAGTACGAATAGTCTGCTGCTCTAAAATGTTAGGTTTGCAAATTCTCTGTTGTCTGAACATTTATCATCATCGTTTTTCTTATTGAAGTCgaaaacatgtaatttttgatgagGGAGGAAACAaaatgttggaaaataaatggtGCATTGCCAGATGAATTGGATGTAACAAAAGTTTTTTAACAATTGTTTTGATAGcattaatattgatattgatattgatattgattgattgacATCAATGGGGGATTGACAAAGGCCGTCGAATGAGGGAAATAAGTTTATAGAGTTGGTGAATCCAGCTAACGAATGAAGCTTAGTCAGTGTTGCTGATAAAGgtgtatttatatttgtttcattaaatGCATTGAGCGTGGCATCCCAAAAAATAGCCGCCTATAAAACATAGAACAATCATACCATATATTTTTATAGCTGTACACATTAAATGCATTTGCAGATAATGAGGTcagtaacaaaataataataattgtaagTATTAAAATCAGAGAACAATAGACGTATATTAATGCTATTATTGTCACTGTATTGTATATTGtatatatgaataataataaattttggaaGTCTGGGATACGTTAAGCAtgggttatttttttaaaatattattataatataattagtattattattatttattatttattattcattataattattaaaataatattaataataatattaatactaatactaatactaattgaattaaaatttaaaaccatatataaatatataataatactgATTCTAGTGTAATATGCCAACATATatgaaagcaaaaaacaaaGAATTGTTTGTAAAACGTATAACCATGCATTAACATTTTTGTTTCCCTGTTATATACTTGAAAAAGGAACGAAACACTGTTATAAGTGTTATGTCTTTcctgttatatataattatatataaaaacataaataaatatgaatataagaataaaaaaattaaaccattaAATGACATAAGCTAATATTTGGATATATCCCAACATTTGAAtattgaatatataataaaatggtATATATGACAGGAGGATATTGCATGAAACCAAGTATTTTGTTCGTCATACAGTCAAACTTGACTTAGTAACATGCAAATAAAGCAAACCGAATCGATTTATATGTTATcgtatgacaatttgaatagtTAATTGATATGGTTGTATGTTATTGAtttaataattgtaatggtaTTCGCGATAGTAAAGAGTATAAGATAGATGAATACCAATCAAAAgtaaaactttaattaaatattatcataCATATTTGATATTCGATTGTTTATACATCATTTTCTATGAAATGATGGTGGACCGCACAAAATATATTGTCATATGTACTCAGTTAGCAGATTCAATACGATCAAATTGATGTTAAACAAAACATAGAAGCCGACACCACAGGATTGTGGAAGCCCTAATTACTCAACTTTGATATGTTTGTTAGTTGATAACTGATACTGTGTATGCTCATCAGAATCGAAATCAGAACTGGTTTGCTGGCAATTAATCCTTTTGGTTGGAGTTAAATAGATGGAGTTTCCGAGATCGTAATCAGAAGACTGTGACAACGATGGCTGGGAACACATTtagcaatatatatattaagaacaaTATCATAAGTAAATATTTGGCATCATGCAATATTGAAACAAAAGACCCACCGTGGGAACAAAAATTGGTGGTGAACTTTCTTGATCAACAGCTATTGCTTTTCCCTTACTTGATTGCTCCTGCATGAAAAATATTAGCACAGGAGAAACACCATTTATTGTTGTTGACCTTATATTGTGATAAACTTATTTAGTTATTACCTTCAACCCAAGGGTGGCTATCAATGATTGAATATGATGGAGTTCTTCACTCACATCCAACACAGATGATTGGCGCACTTGTGAACAGAACTTAAATCTGACAGCCCAAGTTTTGGACAGGATTTCATCAACACACGTTGGAAACACCTTAATATCATCCCCAGCCTAGACAGGTGAAGTAAATGGTATGAATGACAAATCACAGAATCATTATTTAATCTATGGTTGTATAGTGTAGAACATACCGCTATCAACTCATCTCGACATTCTCCAACAGTCTTACCAAACAGCTTGATACATGTTGCATCCCAGAGAAGGAAGTTTCCTTTGTCCCCATTATGCTCCATCCTAACATTTAATTTATACCTTGACATCCATAGAAGTTTCAGGGAAATTTGCTAAAATAGGAAAGCGTGTAAGTAAATAATTAGTACAAAAAATGATCATGGCTAATCGTGGAACTATATCGATCACACTGGTATGGCAAGAACGGCAAGCCGAGCCACTTTTTGATAGATCAAATGTGGTTGTACAGTTAGGACAACTGTCATAACTCCATGGAGCATCAATGATGATTTCGTCAACTGTTCCAACAGTTAAGCAGTAACAATCTTGTAACATGGTAAATAATAGATGAGGAAAAAAACATGTGGTAAAGCCAATATTAACGAAAGCATTGTTCAATTatttacctgtgtgagattgttGATTTCACCTATACTGACCACATGAACATTCTGCAAAAAATTTTCCACCACATTACTCTGGCTAGATTGGGACTAAGAACCATCTTTATCATGGATTACCCCACCAGAATAAAATGGGACAGACAAACTGATTGGacgacaatataaaaaattagaatccGACCATTAAAGCGTATAAAAAATgcaaagaaactaaaaaacatGAACGTTGTAATGTCACtgtaaaaatgtaaatttaatgACAAACCTTTGACGAAATTGGTGTATCTCTGTAATGTCAGTGTTGACATACAATTTAGAtccaaatttgatattttgcaCGCTCAGGGGATACTTGTCTGGAATGATATCC
This region of Glycine soja cultivar W05 chromosome 17, ASM419377v2, whole genome shotgun sequence genomic DNA includes:
- the LOC114391543 gene encoding ATP-dependent DNA helicase PIF2-like; amino-acid sequence: MLSTAKGAQSYNDIRTVNGVVYPTFRETCFAKGFLGSDQEFISALQEANNWGIRLTEKETIHLCLTKIENMLQANRRSLRDFPSMPYPIGYARNQQHNNLIHNEMAYDKEMLAEQYNTAYQLLTDEQKTIVDTIMRVVNTQSAAVYFLYGYGGTGKTFVWTTLSSATRSNGGIVCTIASSGIASLLLPGGRTAHSKFAIPVAATQNSTCNIHQGSDLAELLKVTKLIVWDEAPMCHKFAFKALDKSLKDIMHNNLPFGGKIIVFGGDF